In a single window of the Actinomycetota bacterium genome:
- a CDS encoding DMT family transporter → MSPGPNGRAPSHQALGLLAVGVAVLAFSVSSSIVKWAGVPGSVIAFWRMLAAIVVWWVIARVAGQRVTWDSTRRTLVPGLLFGVNLAAFFTAVTMTSIAHAEFLGALTPLVLMPAGARLFHEHVERRALAWGLVAVVGVAIVLFGGSSTGTASVRGDLLVLVAMLLWAAYLLATKRARQGMTVSEFMASVTPVGTLALIPIVAVRGGVTEMTARGWVATMALLALTGVGAHGLIVFAQRHVPVATIGVMQVAQPALAVGWAFVILGETIRPVQIVGMVLVVAGLTLFTLVSTRAGAASLSSSDDGELAGPAG, encoded by the coding sequence GTGAGCCCGGGGCCCAACGGCCGGGCTCCGTCGCACCAGGCACTCGGCCTACTTGCCGTCGGTGTGGCAGTGCTGGCCTTCTCGGTGTCGTCCTCGATCGTGAAGTGGGCAGGCGTCCCCGGCTCGGTGATCGCGTTCTGGAGGATGCTCGCCGCGATCGTCGTCTGGTGGGTGATCGCTCGCGTCGCGGGCCAGCGCGTGACCTGGGACAGCACCCGGCGCACGCTGGTGCCGGGGCTGCTCTTCGGCGTCAACCTGGCGGCGTTCTTCACCGCGGTGACGATGACGAGCATCGCCCACGCCGAGTTCCTCGGCGCGCTGACCCCGCTCGTGCTGATGCCCGCCGGTGCGAGGCTGTTCCACGAGCACGTCGAGCGCCGCGCCCTGGCGTGGGGACTGGTCGCCGTCGTCGGCGTCGCGATCGTGCTGTTCGGCGGCTCGTCCACCGGCACCGCGTCGGTGCGTGGCGACCTGCTGGTGCTCGTCGCGATGCTGCTCTGGGCGGCATACCTGCTCGCCACGAAGCGCGCCCGCCAAGGGATGACGGTCAGCGAGTTCATGGCCTCCGTCACCCCGGTGGGGACGCTCGCGCTGATCCCGATCGTCGCGGTGCGCGGAGGCGTCACCGAGATGACGGCGCGGGGCTGGGTGGCCACGATGGCGCTCCTCGCGCTCACCGGGGTCGGCGCTCACGGCCTGATCGTGTTCGCCCAGCGCCACGTGCCGGTGGCGACGATCGGCGTGATGCAGGTCGCCCAGCCGGCGCTCGCGGTGGGGTGGGCGTTCGTCATCCTCGGCGAGACGATCCGCCCCGTGCAGATCGTCGGGATGGTGCTCGTCGTCGCCGGGCTCACGCTCTTCACGTTGGTCAGCACACGCGCCGGCGCGGCTAGCCTGAGCTCGTCTGACGACGGGGAGCTCGCAGGTCCGGCGGGCTGA
- a CDS encoding EamA family transporter, which translates to MWVPVTLLATVIQVARTASQQKLRAVLSVSAAGFVRYVFGAPLALAACALVFTIGGRDLPGIPWRFWPIVAAAGIAQVLGTVALITAFDRRDFAIGTVYAKTEVIQVALYSALFLGEPLQPLGWVAALVCIAGVVRLATPPGAPLRALHHLGDRAALAGLAAGGLFALAAVGIRAASTSLGDDPAVIRALVTVAAMNTIQTLFNGAQLAFAERQQVVTVFRHWRSTVPVGVLSVLGSSAWALAMTLENAAKVRTLGQLELLLTFAVSHRYLDEEHVGAELAASALVLAGVVGVLLLG; encoded by the coding sequence ATGTGGGTCCCTGTCACGCTCCTCGCGACAGTGATCCAGGTGGCGCGCACCGCGTCGCAGCAGAAGCTGCGCGCGGTGCTCTCGGTGAGCGCCGCCGGGTTCGTCCGCTACGTGTTCGGGGCTCCGCTCGCGCTCGCCGCGTGTGCCCTCGTGTTCACCATCGGCGGGCGCGACCTGCCCGGCATTCCCTGGCGGTTCTGGCCGATCGTCGCCGCCGCCGGCATCGCGCAGGTGCTCGGCACCGTGGCCCTGATCACTGCGTTCGACCGCCGCGACTTTGCGATCGGCACCGTGTACGCGAAGACCGAGGTGATCCAGGTCGCGCTGTACTCGGCGCTGTTCCTCGGTGAGCCGCTACAACCGCTCGGCTGGGTGGCCGCGCTCGTGTGCATCGCCGGCGTGGTGCGCCTGGCCACCCCGCCAGGGGCGCCACTGCGGGCGCTGCACCACCTCGGCGACCGTGCCGCGCTCGCCGGGCTGGCTGCCGGCGGGCTGTTCGCACTCGCGGCCGTCGGCATTCGCGCCGCGTCGACGTCGCTCGGCGACGACCCCGCGGTGATCCGCGCGCTGGTCACGGTCGCCGCGATGAACACCATCCAGACGCTGTTCAACGGCGCCCAACTCGCGTTCGCCGAGCGGCAGCAGGTGGTGACGGTGTTCCGGCACTGGCGCTCCACGGTGCCCGTCGGCGTGCTCTCCGTGCTCGGCTCGTCGGCATGGGCGCTCGCGATGACGCTCGAGAACGCGGCCAAGGTGCGCACGCTCGGCCAGCTCGAGCTGCTGCTCACGTTCGCCGTTTCGCACAGATACCTCGACGAGGAGCACGTCGGAGCCGAGCTGGCCGCGAGTGCCCTCGTGCTCGCCGGGGTCGTCGGCGTCCTCCTCCTCGGCTGA
- a CDS encoding maleylpyruvate isomerase N-terminal domain-containing protein — MRAISADVEAARRSHERLLAALSGHDGGERLGDAHVGLASLLPGWTVGHVLTHIARNADGHRRMLDAASRGEIAEQYPAFPGGDSRAARAAEIDQGAARSADALVEDLRRSAQLLEDAWAACTPEGWTGHGRGTDGALIAVADLPFRRRREVEVHRHDLGSGVPGASAPGEWPRDYVRAEMTRMRMAWKARRPMGLGELPAEITALTEHDQLAWLLGRLALPGVPPADLMR, encoded by the coding sequence ATGCGCGCGATCTCTGCCGACGTCGAGGCTGCCCGTCGCTCGCACGAACGATTGCTCGCCGCCCTCAGCGGCCACGACGGCGGTGAGCGCCTCGGCGACGCTCACGTCGGACTCGCCTCGCTGCTGCCCGGATGGACCGTCGGCCATGTGCTCACCCACATCGCCCGCAACGCCGACGGCCACCGACGGATGCTCGACGCCGCGAGCCGGGGGGAGATCGCCGAGCAGTACCCCGCGTTCCCCGGCGGCGACTCGCGAGCGGCCCGCGCCGCCGAGATCGACCAGGGTGCAGCCCGGTCGGCAGACGCGCTCGTCGAAGATCTGCGTCGCTCGGCGCAGCTGTTGGAGGACGCCTGGGCGGCATGCACACCGGAGGGCTGGACCGGACACGGGCGCGGCACCGACGGCGCCCTGATCGCGGTCGCCGACCTGCCGTTCCGACGCCGGCGCGAGGTGGAGGTGCACCGCCACGACCTCGGCTCGGGAGTGCCCGGGGCGAGTGCTCCCGGCGAGTGGCCACGCGACTACGTGCGGGCGGAGATGACGCGCATGCGCATGGCCTGGAAGGCGCGCCGGCCGATGGGACTCGGCGAACTTCCCGCCGAGATCACCGCGTTGACCGAACACGACCAGCTCGCCTGGCTGCTCGGGCGACTGGCGCTGCCCGGTGTCCCCCCTGCCGACCTGATGCGCTAG
- a CDS encoding cation transporter — protein MRGDAAPQAAAARLCHPCRVQQGSRKAIFAAFFANLGIAIAKFVGFLVTSSASLLAEAAHSLADTGNQALLLLGGKRARRQATPEHPFGYGRERYFWSFVVAMVLFSMGGLFALYEGIEKLRHPHETENLGIAIGILVFAIVLETFSLRTAVKETRHVKPADMGWWQFIRHSKQPELPVVLLEDTGAEIGLFFALAGVLLAHFTDEPRWDAAGSIAIGVLLVVIAFVLAMEMKGLLIGESAAAGDQRRIVDALEASPPVRRLIHLRTEHIGPEELLVAAKLEFDGALSVAELAAAIDETEVCLRAAVPTARVVYIEPDIHRDPER, from the coding sequence ATGCGCGGGGATGCCGCGCCGCAGGCTGCAGCTGCCCGCCTGTGCCATCCTTGCAGGGTGCAACAAGGCAGCCGCAAGGCGATCTTCGCCGCGTTCTTCGCCAACCTCGGCATCGCCATCGCCAAGTTCGTCGGGTTCTTGGTGACCTCCTCCGCCTCGCTCCTCGCCGAGGCCGCCCACTCGCTGGCCGACACCGGCAACCAGGCCTTGCTGCTGCTCGGCGGCAAGCGCGCCCGCCGCCAGGCCACCCCGGAGCACCCCTTCGGCTACGGGCGCGAGCGGTACTTCTGGTCGTTCGTCGTGGCGATGGTGCTGTTCAGCATGGGCGGGCTGTTCGCCCTCTACGAGGGCATCGAGAAGCTGCGCCACCCCCACGAGACCGAGAACCTCGGCATCGCGATCGGCATCTTGGTGTTCGCGATCGTGCTCGAGACCTTCTCGCTGCGCACCGCGGTCAAGGAGACCCGCCACGTGAAGCCCGCGGACATGGGCTGGTGGCAGTTCATCCGCCACTCCAAGCAGCCCGAGCTGCCCGTTGTCCTGCTCGAGGACACGGGTGCCGAGATCGGGCTGTTCTTCGCCCTCGCGGGTGTGCTGCTCGCGCACTTCACGGACGAGCCCCGCTGGGACGCCGCGGGCTCGATCGCGATCGGCGTGCTGCTCGTCGTCATCGCGTTCGTGCTCGCGATGGAGATGAAGGGCTTGCTGATCGGCGAGTCGGCGGCAGCCGGCGACCAGCGGCGCATCGTCGACGCGCTCGAGGCCTCGCCGCCGGTGCGGCGGCTGATCCACCTGCGCACCGAGCACATCGGACCAGAAGAGCTGCTCGTCGCGGCGAAGCTCGAGTTCGATGGGGCGTTGTCGGTGGCCGAGCTCGCCGCCGCGATCGACGAGACCGAGGTCTGCCTGCGCGCCGCAGTTCCCACCGCCCGTGTCGTCTACATCGAGCCGGACATCCATCGGGACCCTGAAAGGTGA
- a CDS encoding GNAT family N-acetyltransferase, protein MEHSSDGDAGWRVSSVPAAATHGLRRTVLRNGTPVSTVTYDGDDDADTVHLAVLASGGEIVAVSTWLLDPFPGEASPAVRLRGMAAMPEHRGEGHGSRLLAAGIEHARNVGTDTVWANARDTALGFYLLHGFEVAGESTIDETTALPHRLVRKQI, encoded by the coding sequence ATGGAACACAGCAGCGATGGCGATGCCGGCTGGCGGGTGAGCTCTGTCCCCGCGGCGGCCACTCACGGACTTCGCCGAACGGTGCTGCGCAACGGCACGCCGGTGAGCACGGTCACCTATGACGGCGACGACGACGCCGACACGGTGCACCTCGCCGTGCTCGCTTCCGGCGGCGAGATCGTCGCCGTCAGCACGTGGCTCCTCGACCCGTTCCCCGGCGAGGCCTCCCCCGCAGTGCGCTTGCGCGGCATGGCGGCCATGCCGGAGCACCGCGGCGAGGGCCACGGGTCACGTCTGCTCGCCGCCGGCATCGAACACGCCCGCAACGTCGGAACGGACACGGTGTGGGCCAACGCCCGCGACACCGCGCTCGGCTTCTACCTGCTTCACGGGTTCGAGGTGGCCGGCGAGAGCACGATCGACGAGACGACGGCACTGCCCCACCGCCTGGTGCGCAAGCAGATCTGA
- a CDS encoding ABC transporter ATP-binding protein, with the protein MTPRVGAEGPAALEVVDVSVSFGPRTVLDRVSFDVAPGETVALLGPSGSGKSTLLRVIAGLLHPDGGQVLIGGREVTEAPTHLRGVGMVFQDEQLFPHRDVAANISFGLRMQRARSAEIAARVGELLDLVGLPGFDHRRVTELSGGEAKRVALARALAPRPRVLLLDEPLTGLDAELHRRLVGDVRRILSSAGTTAVHVTHDRDEAVTLADRVLQLADLADLGDLGDLGDLGDRSDLDDLGR; encoded by the coding sequence ATGACCCCGCGGGTGGGTGCCGAGGGGCCGGCGGCGTTGGAGGTCGTCGACGTGTCCGTGAGCTTCGGCCCCCGGACGGTCCTCGACCGGGTGTCGTTCGATGTCGCTCCGGGTGAGACGGTGGCACTGCTCGGCCCGTCGGGTTCGGGCAAGAGCACGCTGCTGCGCGTGATCGCCGGCCTCCTCCACCCAGACGGTGGCCAGGTGTTGATCGGCGGTCGGGAGGTCACCGAAGCGCCCACCCACCTGCGCGGCGTCGGCATGGTGTTCCAGGACGAGCAGCTCTTCCCCCATCGCGACGTCGCCGCCAACATCTCGTTCGGGCTACGGATGCAGCGCGCTCGCTCGGCGGAGATCGCGGCCAGGGTGGGGGAACTGCTCGACCTGGTCGGCCTGCCCGGTTTCGACCATCGCCGGGTGACGGAGCTGTCCGGCGGCGAGGCGAAGCGCGTCGCGCTTGCGCGCGCCCTCGCGCCACGGCCACGGGTGCTGCTGCTCGACGAGCCGCTGACCGGGCTCGACGCCGAACTGCACCGGCGACTCGTCGGCGACGTCCGGCGCATCCTCAGCTCCGCGGGCACCACCGCGGTGCACGTCACCCACGACCGAGACGAGGCCGTCACGCTCGCCGACCGGGTGCTGCAACTCGCCGACCTCGCCGACCTCGGCGACCTCGGCGACCTCGGCGATCTCGGCGACCGCAGCGACCTGGACGATCTCGGTCGATAG
- a CDS encoding thiamine diphosphokinase, with protein MATRRSTPAGQRSAVVVIGGEPPDPQLAGRIPDGADVICADSGLDHALALGLDPAVVIGDLDSVSAAGLEQARRAGVAVLEHPCDKDATDTALALALAADRGYGRIVVLAGGGGRLDHALAALLALADPDLAEVGELEAWFGSTLVRVLHGPAETTVEAVRPGATVSLLPLAGTAHQVTTTGLRWPLDGEDLPAGTTRGVSNELAGRTATVSVAAGVLAVVVPQEEAEQC; from the coding sequence GTGGCCACGAGGCGTAGCACCCCAGCCGGACAGCGGTCCGCGGTCGTGGTCATCGGCGGCGAACCGCCCGACCCACAACTCGCCGGCCGGATTCCCGACGGCGCCGACGTGATCTGCGCCGACTCCGGGTTGGACCATGCACTCGCCCTCGGGCTCGACCCGGCGGTGGTGATCGGCGACCTCGACTCGGTCAGCGCCGCCGGGCTCGAGCAGGCCCGCCGCGCGGGCGTCGCCGTGCTGGAGCACCCGTGCGACAAGGACGCCACCGACACCGCGCTGGCGCTCGCGCTCGCCGCCGACCGCGGCTACGGACGGATTGTGGTGTTGGCCGGCGGAGGGGGACGCCTCGACCACGCCCTCGCCGCATTGCTCGCCCTCGCCGACCCCGACCTCGCCGAGGTCGGCGAGCTCGAAGCCTGGTTCGGGAGCACGCTCGTACGTGTGCTCCACGGGCCGGCCGAGACGACGGTCGAAGCGGTTCGGCCCGGCGCGACGGTGAGCCTGCTGCCCCTCGCCGGCACCGCCCACCAGGTGACCACTACCGGGCTGCGCTGGCCGCTCGACGGCGAAGACCTCCCCGCCGGCACCACACGCGGGGTCAGCAACGAGCTGGCAGGGCGCACCGCCACCGTGTCGGTCGCCGCCGGGGTGCTCGCCGTCGTCGTCCCGCAGGAGGAGGCCGAACAGTGCTGA
- a CDS encoding thiamine ABC transporter substrate-binding protein translates to MRRSLPSLAALAALATLATLATVACGGDDTTDDTTNDTTDDTTDAPASLTLLSYDSFTPPEDAFDEFTATTGIEVELALGGDAGELVAKAVLTAGNPEGDVLWGVDNTLLSRAIEGEVFEPYESTVAGLDPELSALVPGHELTPVSFGDVCINYDVEALDALGLVPPADFADLVDPAYADLLVVPSAVTSSPGLAFLLATVAELGDPGWQQWWEELRENGVLVVDGWSAAYGIEFTRAGGDRPLVVSYGSSPPAEVLFADPPLPDGSPAPTGVVEATCFRQVEFAGVLRGTEHEAAAGLLVDYLASPAFQATMPETLFVYPANTAVELPPSFQQHAVIPSDPLRLDPDEIAAGRQQWVDEWTAIVLR, encoded by the coding sequence ATCCGACGCTCGCTCCCTTCGCTCGCGGCCCTCGCCGCCCTCGCCACCCTCGCCACCCTCGCCACGGTCGCCTGCGGCGGCGACGACACGACCGACGACACGACCAACGACACGACCGACGACACGACCGACGCGCCGGCCAGCTTGACGCTGCTCTCCTACGACTCGTTCACGCCGCCCGAGGACGCGTTCGACGAGTTCACCGCCACCACCGGGATCGAGGTGGAGCTCGCCCTCGGCGGCGACGCCGGAGAGCTCGTCGCGAAGGCGGTGCTCACCGCCGGCAACCCCGAGGGTGACGTGCTGTGGGGCGTCGACAACACGCTGCTGTCACGCGCGATCGAAGGTGAGGTGTTCGAGCCGTACGAATCGACCGTCGCCGGGCTGGACCCCGAGCTGAGCGCGCTGGTCCCCGGCCACGAGCTGACCCCGGTCAGCTTCGGCGACGTCTGCATCAACTACGACGTCGAAGCGCTCGACGCGCTCGGCCTCGTACCACCTGCGGACTTCGCCGATCTCGTCGACCCCGCCTACGCCGACCTGCTCGTCGTGCCCAGCGCGGTCACCTCGTCGCCGGGGCTCGCGTTCTTGCTCGCCACCGTGGCCGAGCTGGGCGACCCCGGCTGGCAGCAGTGGTGGGAAGAGCTGCGCGAGAACGGTGTTCTCGTCGTCGACGGGTGGTCGGCGGCCTACGGCATCGAGTTCACCAGGGCCGGCGGTGACCGCCCGCTCGTCGTCAGCTACGGGTCGAGTCCCCCCGCCGAGGTGCTCTTCGCCGACCCGCCCCTGCCCGACGGCTCCCCCGCGCCGACCGGCGTGGTGGAGGCGACGTGCTTCCGCCAGGTCGAGTTCGCGGGCGTGCTGCGCGGCACCGAGCACGAGGCGGCGGCGGGCCTGCTGGTCGACTACCTGGCCTCACCCGCCTTCCAGGCGACGATGCCCGAGACGCTGTTCGTCTACCCGGCCAACACCGCTGTCGAGCTGCCGCCGTCGTTCCAGCAGCACGCCGTGATCCCCTCCGACCCGCTCCGGCTCGATCCCGACGAGATCGCCGCCGGCCGCCAGCAATGGGTCGACGAATGGACGGCCATCGTGCTGCGGTGA
- a CDS encoding iron ABC transporter permease, which produces MDGHRAAVTDRYPTRLLVAFAAAPVVFVGLLFVWPLAAILARGFDLGVLADLVRNPGIRSVAWFTLWQAIVSTLATLVVGMLPAFLIARYRFAGRGVLLAIVTVPFVLPTVVVGAAFLALSPERFDRTVWSILAAHVFFNIAVVVRTVGTLWEQLDPDLAAAARTLGASNWQVVRHVTLPLLRPSIVAAASIVFLFTFTSFGVIRILGGPARATIEVEIYLRAAQLGDLPGAAGLAVVQLVAVGSLLWWWSRDQARTAVPLALQAGSPRRRPRPGRERRLVIGGALLTGVTMLVPVVALVLRSFRVGDQWSLSAWRLGSAESQGASAAAQTWDAVATSLRYACAAAIVALVLGALAAFAIAGSGRAGRALDVGLMLPLGTSAVTIGFGILITFDEPPLDLRDSAWLVPLVHALVAVPFVVRAVLPVLRALPADLRHAASTLGAAPLRVWREIELPLAARGLAAGAAFAFAVSLGEFGATSFLTRRNRETLPIAIGRHLGRPGELVQAEGYVLAVILLGLTVAAVAALGMIGARDVIGEADARALRQGSRQ; this is translated from the coding sequence ATGGACGGCCATCGTGCTGCGGTGACCGACCGCTACCCGACCCGGCTGCTCGTCGCGTTCGCCGCGGCGCCGGTGGTGTTCGTCGGCCTGCTGTTCGTGTGGCCGCTGGCGGCCATCCTCGCTCGCGGGTTCGACCTCGGCGTGCTCGCCGACCTCGTGCGCAACCCCGGCATCCGCTCGGTGGCCTGGTTCACCCTGTGGCAGGCGATCGTCTCCACGTTGGCCACCCTGGTCGTCGGGATGCTCCCCGCGTTCTTGATCGCCCGCTACCGCTTCGCCGGCCGGGGCGTGCTGCTCGCGATCGTCACCGTGCCGTTCGTGCTGCCCACCGTGGTCGTCGGTGCCGCGTTCCTCGCGCTCAGCCCGGAGCGCTTCGACCGGACGGTCTGGAGCATCCTCGCCGCCCACGTGTTCTTCAACATCGCCGTCGTGGTCCGCACCGTCGGCACGCTGTGGGAACAGCTCGACCCCGACCTCGCCGCTGCCGCCCGGACCCTCGGCGCGTCCAACTGGCAGGTGGTGCGCCACGTCACGCTGCCTCTGCTGCGCCCCTCGATCGTCGCCGCGGCGTCGATCGTGTTCCTGTTCACGTTCACATCGTTCGGCGTGATCCGCATCCTCGGCGGCCCCGCCCGGGCGACGATCGAGGTGGAGATCTACCTGCGCGCCGCGCAGCTCGGTGACCTGCCCGGGGCCGCCGGGCTGGCCGTCGTGCAGCTCGTCGCCGTCGGATCGTTGCTCTGGTGGTGGAGCAGGGACCAGGCCAGAACCGCGGTCCCGCTCGCCCTGCAGGCCGGTTCACCCCGCCGCCGGCCGCGCCCGGGGCGGGAACGGCGGCTCGTGATCGGGGGCGCCTTGCTGACAGGGGTGACCATGCTCGTGCCCGTGGTCGCGCTGGTGCTGCGCTCGTTCCGCGTCGGCGACCAGTGGTCGCTCAGCGCTTGGCGGCTCGGATCGGCCGAGTCCCAAGGCGCCTCGGCAGCTGCGCAGACATGGGACGCCGTGGCCACCTCGTTGCGCTACGCCTGTGCCGCGGCGATCGTCGCGCTCGTGCTCGGCGCGCTCGCGGCGTTCGCGATCGCCGGTAGCGGGCGGGCCGGACGGGCCCTCGACGTCGGCTTGATGCTGCCCCTCGGCACCTCGGCGGTCACGATCGGCTTCGGCATATTGATCACCTTCGACGAGCCGCCCCTCGACCTGCGCGACTCGGCGTGGCTCGTGCCGCTCGTGCATGCACTGGTCGCGGTGCCGTTCGTGGTCCGCGCCGTGCTGCCCGTGCTGCGCGCGTTACCCGCCGACCTGCGCCACGCCGCGAGCACCCTCGGGGCCGCTCCGCTGCGGGTCTGGCGCGAGATCGAGCTGCCCCTCGCCGCCCGCGGTCTCGCCGCCGGCGCAGCGTTCGCCTTCGCCGTCTCGCTCGGCGAGTTCGGGGCGACGAGCTTCCTCACCCGCCGTAACCGCGAGACGCTGCCGATCGCCATCGGCCGCCACCTCGGTCGGCCCGGTGAGCTGGTGCAGGCCGAGGGGTACGTGCTGGCCGTGATCCTGCTCGGCCTCACCGTGGCAGCCGTCGCGGCGCTGGGCATGATCGGTGCCCGCGACGTGATCGGCGAGGCCGACGCGCGAGCTCTCCGGCAGGGGTCGCGGCAATGA
- a CDS encoding NifU family protein, which yields MSSPLAAASDSSDLIVTITASALAKLIELREDEPDADSLGLRLEVVSRPGEDFTYDLSFDEYRKAAFTDEVRTHETLKVVIAAKDVELLQGAVLDHTEPTGLVIRNPNKPAAPVIEGLTRDDELSAEVEAMLAGEVNPALAAHGGFVSYVGHDGDGTVYLTMGGGCHGCAMSRMTMLEGVQTMLVDSVSGVVAVRDLTDHSTGENPYFT from the coding sequence ATGAGTAGTCCGCTCGCCGCTGCCTCCGACAGCAGCGATCTCATCGTCACCATCACCGCCTCCGCGCTCGCCAAGCTGATCGAGCTGCGCGAGGACGAACCCGACGCGGACAGCCTCGGGCTACGGCTCGAGGTCGTCAGCCGCCCGGGTGAGGACTTCACCTACGACCTGTCGTTCGACGAGTACCGCAAGGCCGCCTTCACCGACGAGGTGCGCACCCACGAGACCTTGAAGGTCGTGATCGCGGCGAAGGACGTCGAGCTGCTCCAGGGGGCGGTGCTCGACCACACCGAACCCACCGGGCTCGTCATTCGCAACCCGAACAAGCCGGCAGCCCCGGTGATCGAGGGTCTCACCCGCGACGACGAGCTGTCGGCCGAGGTGGAAGCGATGCTGGCCGGCGAGGTCAACCCCGCGCTGGCCGCCCACGGCGGGTTCGTCAGCTACGTCGGCCACGACGGCGACGGCACCGTGTACCTCACCATGGGCGGAGGCTGCCACGGCTGCGCGATGAGCCGGATGACCATGCTCGAAGGCGTCCAGACGATGCTCGTCGACTCGGTGAGCGGCGTCGTCGCCGTTCGCGACCTGACCGACCACTCGACCGGCGAGAACCCCTACTTCACCTGA
- a CDS encoding Gfo/Idh/MocA family oxidoreductase, translating into MTLRIGFLGAGLIATFHSKMLRGAGAEIDRAGVFDPDSERAQAFAAASGHHACGSAEEVLDGCDAVYICSWTSEHHRLLAEAARRGVHVFCEKPLATNLAEAELMARIADEAGIVHQVGLILRRSPAYLFARQLVHEPAAGAVMAVTFRDDQYIPIQGQYGSTWRSDSDLAGSGTLLEHSIHDVDMLRHVVGEIDVVSAHQSNFHGHLGIEDAVAASFRFEGGATGTLLSVWHDNLARPSMRHFEVFCERRYVALDGDDWFGPVRWTDASGEQGSLGGEQLAAQAVDLADGELNPDLAFVAAIRDSRPAWPDLHTAVAAHRVVDAMYRSAHIAGDAVRVTAG; encoded by the coding sequence ATGACGCTGCGCATCGGCTTCCTCGGCGCCGGCCTGATCGCCACGTTCCATTCCAAGATGCTGCGCGGCGCGGGAGCGGAGATCGACCGGGCGGGCGTGTTCGACCCCGATTCCGAGCGAGCTCAGGCCTTCGCGGCCGCCAGCGGCCATCACGCCTGCGGCTCCGCGGAAGAGGTGCTCGACGGCTGCGACGCGGTGTACATCTGCTCGTGGACGTCCGAGCACCACCGGTTGCTGGCCGAAGCCGCTCGGCGAGGTGTCCACGTCTTCTGCGAGAAGCCTCTCGCCACCAACCTCGCCGAGGCCGAGCTGATGGCCCGCATCGCCGACGAAGCAGGCATCGTGCACCAGGTCGGGCTGATCCTGCGGCGCTCGCCCGCCTACCTGTTCGCCCGCCAACTCGTCCACGAGCCTGCCGCGGGGGCGGTGATGGCGGTCACGTTCCGCGACGACCAGTACATCCCGATCCAGGGGCAGTACGGCTCGACGTGGCGCAGCGACTCCGACCTCGCCGGCTCGGGCACGCTGCTGGAACACAGCATCCACGACGTCGACATGTTGCGCCACGTCGTCGGCGAGATCGACGTCGTCAGCGCCCACCAGTCCAACTTCCACGGCCATCTCGGCATCGAGGACGCGGTCGCCGCTTCGTTCCGTTTCGAGGGAGGCGCCACCGGCACGCTGCTCAGCGTGTGGCACGACAATCTGGCGCGCCCGAGCATGCGCCACTTCGAGGTGTTCTGCGAGCGCCGCTACGTGGCCCTCGACGGCGACGACTGGTTCGGCCCGGTGCGCTGGACGGATGCGAGCGGCGAGCAGGGCTCCCTCGGCGGCGAGCAGCTCGCCGCGCAGGCGGTCGACCTGGCCGATGGAGAGCTCAACCCCGACCTCGCGTTCGTCGCCGCGATCCGCGACTCCCGGCCGGCCTGGCCCGACCTGCACACCGCCGTCGCCGCTCACCGGGTGGTCGACGCGATGTACCGGTCGGCCCACATCGCGGGCGACGCCGTGCGCGTCACGGCCGGCTGA
- a CDS encoding SDR family oxidoreductase codes for MGALDARVALVTGGGRGIGRAISELLAAEGAAVAVNYRRDGASADETVAAIRAAGGQASAYAASVDDADADAAMVDAVIADYGFVDLLVCNAGIASRGLAVADTEPSELVRVVATHALGPHHLCRLVLPSMRTRERGDIVMVSSVATTFMGANGAPYNMGKAALEALALTLAKEERRHGIHVNVVAPGLVETDMGVRLARAVSGRSDLDDLRSLDAGSPFGRVCQPLDVAKVVLWLCSDGAGYVTGQRIECDGGGSR; via the coding sequence ATGGGGGCACTGGACGCCCGAGTGGCGCTCGTGACCGGCGGCGGCCGGGGCATCGGCAGGGCGATCTCCGAGCTGTTGGCGGCGGAGGGCGCTGCGGTGGCGGTGAACTACCGCCGTGACGGCGCATCGGCCGACGAGACGGTGGCCGCGATCCGCGCCGCCGGTGGGCAGGCGTCGGCGTATGCGGCGTCGGTCGACGATGCCGACGCCGACGCCGCGATGGTCGACGCGGTGATCGCCGACTACGGGTTCGTCGATCTGCTCGTGTGCAACGCCGGCATCGCGTCACGTGGACTTGCCGTTGCCGATACCGAACCCAGCGAGCTGGTGCGCGTCGTCGCCACGCACGCGCTCGGCCCGCACCACCTCTGCCGCCTGGTGCTGCCGTCGATGCGCACCCGCGAGCGGGGCGACATCGTGATGGTGTCGTCGGTGGCGACGACGTTCATGGGGGCCAACGGGGCGCCGTACAACATGGGCAAGGCGGCCCTCGAGGCGCTGGCGCTGACGCTCGCGAAGGAGGAGCGCCGCCACGGCATCCACGTCAACGTCGTCGCCCCCGGCCTCGTCGAGACCGACATGGGGGTTCGCCTCGCCCGCGCGGTCAGCGGCCGCAGCGACCTCGACGACCTGCGCAGTCTCGACGCCGGGTCGCCGTTCGGGCGGGTCTGCCAGCCGCTCGACGTGGCCAAGGTCGTGCTGTGGCTGTGCAGCGACGGCGCCGGGTACGTGACCGGCCAGCGCATCGAGTGCGACGGAGGCGGCAGCCGCTGA